A window of the Miscanthus floridulus cultivar M001 chromosome 14, ASM1932011v1, whole genome shotgun sequence genome harbors these coding sequences:
- the LOC136505624 gene encoding receptor-like protein 7 translates to MVRPPLELRTHLGPLLTMLLILLQIQTAYMLAVTTINNTSLSAPPVPCLLDQASKLLELKESFNTTGGDSTTFLTWTADTDCCSWHGVSCGSAGGRVASLNLSGRQLQASGLDPALFRLTWLKHLDLSGNDFSVSQLPTAGFEQLTQLTHLDLSDTNFVGPVPASIGRLKSLIFLDFSTSFYAYDFDDENRLTYYNSDNLWQLWVPNMETLLADLTNLEVIRLGMVNLSGNAAQWCDYLARFSPKLKVLSLPYCLLPGPICRSLSALTSLTVIELHYNHLSGPVPEFLAGLSNLTVLQLSTNKFQGYFPSIIFKHKKLQTIDLSRNPGISGVLPVFSQDSSLENLFVNHTSFSGTIPSSISNLKSLKMLGLGARGFSGVLPSSIGELKSLELLEVSGLQLVGSIPSWISNMASLRVLKFSYCGLSGQIPSWIGNISGLTELALCSCNFSGKIPPQISNLTRLQALQLQSNNFVGMVQLSAFSKMQNLSVLNLSNNELHVVEGENSSLPVSFPKIEFLRLASCRMSSFPRFLRHLDYITGLDLSDNQIHGAIPQWIWDTLNGSYIILLNVSHNMFTSVGSEEPLLPVDIEYFDLSFNNFSGPIPIPRDGSVTLDYSSNQFSSMPDFSNYLSSTLFLKASRNSLSENISQSICGAVRSLLLIDLSYNNLSGSIPSCLLEDASALQVLSLKGNRFVGELPDNISKGCALEALDLSGNLIDGRLPRSLVSCRNLEILDIGSNRISDSFPCWMSTLPKLQVLILRSNKFTGKLLDPSNNTHDRNECEFTQLRIVDLASNNLSGTLSAGWFKMLKSMKTRSDNETLVMEKQYYHVQPYQFTVAITIKGYDRISKILTELVLIDISNNSFYGTIPEDIGDLLLLRSLNMSHNALEGPIPVQFGTLKQLESLDLSSNELSGEIPQELALLNFLSVLNLSYNMLAGRIPESSQFSTFSNSSFLGNSGLCGPPVSKQCSNTTETSLPHASEKDLADVLLFMFTALGFGVFFSITVIVIWARHNRK, encoded by the coding sequence ATGGTTCGTCCGCCATTAGAGTTGCGCACACACCTTGGACCATTGCTAACCATGCTGCTCATACTTCTACAAATCCAGACTGCATACATGCTTGCTGTGACGACGATAAACAACACCTCATTGTCTGCGCCTCCAGTTCCGTGCCTCCTCGATCAGGCCTCGAAGCTCCTCGAGCTGAAGGAGTCGTTCAACACTACTGGCGGTGATTCCACCACCTTCCTGACATGGACTGCCGACACAGACTGCTGCAGCTGGCACGGTGTCAGCTGTGGCAGCGCCGGTGGCCGTGTAGCCTCCCTCAACCTGAGTGGTCGGCAGCTGCAAGCCAGTGGTCTGGACCCTGCACTGTTCAGACTAACTTGGCTGAAGCACCTCGACCTCTCCGGCAACGACTTCAGCGTGTCCCAGCTCCCTACCGCTGGGTTTGAGCAGCTCACGCAGCTCACCCATCTGGACCTCTCCGACACCAACTTCGTGGGGCCAGTACCAGCAAGCATCGGCCGTCTCAAAAGCCTCATCTTCCTCGACTTCTCTACCAGCTTCTATGCCTATGATTTCGACGATGAGAACAGGTTGACATACTACAACTCAGACAACCTTTGGCAGCTCTGGGTGCCAAACATGGAGACCCTACTTGCAGACCTCACAAACCTGGAGGTGATCAGGCTGGGCATGGTGAATCTGTCTGGTAATGCAGCCCAATGGTGCGACTATTTGGCCAGGTTCAGTCCTAAACTCAAGGTCCTCAGCTTACCATACTGCTTGCTACCAGGTCCTATATGTAGATCACTGTCAGCCTTGACATCACTTACAGTGATCGAGCTTCACTATAATCATTTGTCTGGTCCAGTGCCAGAGTTCCTGGCTGGTTTATCCAACCTGACTGTTCTTCAGCTCTCAACAAATAAGTTTCAAGGATATTTCCCTTCCATCATCTTCAAACACAAGAAGTTACAAACAATTGACCTCTCCAGGAATCCTGGGATCTCCGGTGTTCTGCCAGTTTTCTCGCAGGACAGCAGCTTGGAGAATCTGTTTGTCAATCACACAAGCTTCTCAGGGACCATACCAAGTTCAATAAGCAATCTCAAGTCTCTAAAAATGCTCGGCCTTGGTGCTCGTGGCTTCTCTGGAGTACTTCCCTCTTCAATAGGTGAGCTCAAATCCTTGGAACTGCTTGAGGTGTCTGGTTTACAGCTAGTAGGTTCCATACCGTCATGGATCTCAAATATGGCTTCTCTCAGAGTTCTCAAATTCTCCTACTGTGGATTATCTGGACAGATACCTTCTTGGATAGGAAACATAAGTGGCTTGACGGAGCTTGCACTGTGCAGTTGCAATTTTTCAGGGAAGATACCTCCACAGATATCAAATTTGACTAGACTACAAGCTCTGCAACTTCAGTCAAACAATTTTGTAGGTATGGTGCAACTATCTGCATTCTCGAAAATGCAAAATCTATCTGTCTTAAATCTCTCAAACAATGAACTGCACGTGGTAGAAGGAGAAAATAGTTCTTTACCTGTTTCCTTCCCAAAAATCGAATTCTTACGTTTAGCATCTTGCAGAATGTCTAGTTTCCCCCGCTTCTTGAGGCATCTTGATTACATCACTGGTCTTGACCTCTCTGATAACCAAATCCATGGGGCAATACCTCAGTGGATATGGGACACACTGAATGGATCGTACATCATACTCCTGAATGTATCACATAATATGTTTACAAGTGTGGGATCTGAAGAACCTTTGCTTCCAGTTGACATAGAATACTTTGATCTGAGTTTCAATAATTTCAGTGGGCCCATACCTATACCAAGAGATGGCAGCGTTACACTTGACTACTCGAGCAACCAGTTCTCATCCATGCCTGATTTCTCTAATTACCTCAGTAGTACCCTCTTTCTAAAGGCCTCCAGAAATAGCCTTTCTGAAAATATTTCACAATCAATTTGTGGTGCGGTTAGGAGTTTACTGCTCATTGATCTTTCTTATAACAATTTAAGTGGTTCAATCCCATCTTGTTTACTAGAGGATGCCAGTGCATTACAAGTATTAAGTCTTAAAGGAAACAGATTTGTTGGAGAATTACCTGACAACATTAGCAAAGGTTGTGCACTTGAGGCATTAGATCTCAGTGGCAATTTGATTGATGGGAGATTACCAAGATCTCTAGTTTCTTGCAGGAACCTGGAGATACTTGACATTGGAAGCAATCGAATCAGTGATTCTTTCCCATGCTGGATGAGTACACTTCCTAAACTTCAAGTCCTTATTCTCAGGTCTAACAAGTTTACTGGGAAGTTGCTGGATCCTTCAAATAATACACACGACCGAAATGAATGTGAATTTACACAACTGCGAATTGTTGACTTGGCCTCAAACAACTTGAGTGGCACATTGTCAGCAGGATGGTTTAAGATGCTCAAGTCCATGAAGACCAGATCTGATAATGAGACATTAGTCATGGAAAAACAATATTACCATGTGCAACCATACCAGTTTACGGTTGCAATTACAATTAAAGGGTATGACAGAATCTCCAAGATCTTGACGGAGCTTGTGCTAATAGATATCTCAAACAATTCGTTTTATGGTACCATCCCTGAGGATATTGGGGATCTTTTGCTGCTTCGTAGTCTCAACATGTCTCATAATGCCTTAGAAGGGCCAATTCCCGTTCAATTTGGCACATTAAAGCAACTTGAGTCATTGGACCTCTCCTCAAATGAGCTTTCTGGGGAGATCCCACAGGAGCTGGCATTGCTGAACTTCCTTTCGGTACTCAATCTGTCCTACAACATGTTGGCTGGACGAATACCAGAGTCATCTCAGTTCTCCACATTTTCCAATAGCTCTTTTTTGGGGAACTCTGGTTTGTGTGGACCTCCAGTATCCAAACAATGCAGCAATACAACAGAAACAAGCTTGCCACATGCTTCAGAGAAGGACCTTGCAGATGTATTACTGTTCATGTTCACGGCATTGGGATTTGGTGTCTTCTTTTCAATTACAGTCATAGTGATATGGGCAAGACACAACAGAAAGTGA